A genomic segment from Nitrosopumilus sp. K4 encodes:
- a CDS encoding glycosyltransferase family 4 protein: protein MNVLLLSQFFSTTKGGGEYVFRTIADSLEKNNHKVWVITNNVSGEKYQESENLKILRVEPTLQYKGGLPPSFLDNIRYVLNAYKKAKEIIKNEEISIIHSNNFSPALAGSLLSYFTKIHHITTVHDIFSIYDKEFWKKWARQSNVSHTNARLVPLFEKIMMNLKIDRIHTVSDATKDDIQKLGTKKPIIVIPNCIQDEVQIATKTKPRQFACIGRLVFYKNLEVVLNAFKIISKEFPDAKLVIAGDGPHKESLQKLSRGLKIDKNIVFRGHVNSDEKKVILAESNALLFPSLMEGFGLVMLESWQQKRPVLASDIPPMSDIIEHNKTGLIIDPNDEKKWAEQIIGLVKNPQISDEMGREGNKILKEKYNQQLFYENLIKMYNDVLKSRD, encoded by the coding sequence TTGAACGTACTTCTTCTTTCACAGTTTTTCTCAACAACAAAAGGTGGAGGAGAATATGTATTTAGAACAATTGCAGATTCGTTAGAAAAGAACAATCACAAGGTATGGGTAATCACAAACAATGTTTCAGGAGAAAAATATCAAGAGTCAGAGAATCTCAAGATCCTAAGAGTAGAGCCCACACTGCAGTATAAGGGAGGGCTTCCACCTAGTTTTCTTGACAACATAAGATACGTTCTAAATGCCTACAAAAAGGCAAAAGAGATCATAAAAAATGAAGAAATCAGCATTATCCATTCCAATAATTTTTCTCCTGCACTGGCAGGTTCTCTGCTGTCATATTTTACAAAGATACACCACATAACCACGGTTCATGACATATTCTCTATATACGACAAAGAGTTCTGGAAGAAATGGGCAAGGCAGTCAAATGTTTCACACACAAATGCAAGACTGGTGCCACTTTTTGAAAAAATTATGATGAATCTCAAGATAGACCGTATCCATACAGTAAGTGATGCAACAAAAGACGACATTCAAAAACTTGGTACAAAAAAACCAATAATAGTAATTCCAAACTGTATACAAGACGAAGTACAAATAGCTACAAAAACAAAACCAAGACAGTTTGCATGTATTGGAAGATTAGTATTTTATAAAAATCTCGAAGTAGTACTAAACGCATTTAAAATAATATCAAAAGAATTTCCTGATGCCAAACTAGTAATTGCAGGAGATGGACCACACAAAGAATCACTCCAGAAATTATCAAGAGGTTTGAAAATAGATAAAAACATAGTCTTTAGGGGGCACGTAAATTCAGATGAAAAAAAAGTGATACTAGCAGAGTCAAATGCATTACTATTCCCAAGTCTAATGGAGGGTTTTGGATTAGTGATGTTAGAGTCCTGGCAGCAAAAACGTCCCGTATTAGCATCAGACATTCCTCCAATGTCAGACATCATAGAACACAACAAGACAGGGTTGATAATTGATCCTAACGATGAGAAAAAATGGGCAGAGCAAATCATCGGACTAGTCAAGAACCCACAAATTTCCGATGAGATGGGAAGAGAAGGAAACAAGATTCTAAAGGAAAAATACAACCAGCAACTATTCTATGAGAATTTAATCAAGATGTATAATGATGTCCTTAAATCCAGAGATTAG
- a CDS encoding response regulator translates to MNPRAIVIEDDELIMEIFKELLETIGVDVIGTAFNGKDGVEIYEKLKPNVIFTDIMMPEFDGFYVIEKIKGLNSQAKIVAVTADLSNTTKEKLDNAGIHGVIYKPFSIDVLKNTISSIFGN, encoded by the coding sequence ATGAATCCAAGGGCAATAGTAATAGAAGACGATGAGTTAATCATGGAGATATTCAAAGAGTTACTTGAAACAATAGGAGTGGACGTGATAGGAACAGCTTTCAATGGAAAAGACGGAGTGGAAATATATGAAAAATTAAAGCCAAATGTAATTTTTACAGACATTATGATGCCAGAGTTTGATGGATTCTATGTTATTGAAAAAATTAAAGGGTTAAATTCGCAGGCAAAAATTGTTGCAGTTACAGCAGATCTGTCAAACACTACAAAGGAAAAATTAGATAATGCTGGAATTCATGGTGTAATTTACAAGCCATTTTCAATAGATGTTCTAAAAAATACAATTTCAAGTATTTTTGGAAATTGA
- the hisI gene encoding phosphoribosyl-AMP cyclohydrolase, producing the protein MNKSIDDIDFEKSGGLVPVIVQDANTKDVLTLAYSNKESLELAKKTGNSWFWSRSRNKLWMKGEESGNTQKIKEILVDCDSDAIIYLVEPSGPACHLGKRVCFHNNLD; encoded by the coding sequence ATGAACAAATCAATTGATGATATAGATTTTGAAAAAAGTGGCGGATTGGTTCCTGTGATTGTTCAGGATGCAAATACAAAGGATGTTCTTACCTTGGCATATTCAAACAAGGAATCACTTGAGCTTGCAAAAAAAACAGGCAATTCCTGGTTTTGGAGTCGTTCGCGAAACAAACTTTGGATGAAGGGAGAAGAATCTGGCAACACTCAAAAAATCAAAGAAATTCTAGTTGATTGTGATTCAGATGCAATAATCTATCTTGTTGAACCATCAGGCCCTGCATGTCATCTGGGCAAACGTGTTTGTTTTCACAATAATTTAGATTAG
- a CDS encoding acyl-CoA thioesterase, whose amino-acid sequence MSNENTIKSEKSPDESHAEVIVRMFPSDANPAGNVFGGEILKHIDMVAGIVAQRHSQSNAVTVSMDSVNFIKPVYVGNVLKLNARINYVHNSSMEIEVRAEAEDIVSGMRTITGTAFVTFVALDKDGRPTHVPKLLLRTDDDRAKFEEGKQRMQERLKNRKKA is encoded by the coding sequence ATGTCAAATGAAAACACAATAAAATCAGAAAAAAGCCCTGACGAATCTCATGCTGAAGTAATTGTCAGAATGTTTCCTTCTGATGCCAATCCTGCAGGAAATGTCTTTGGTGGAGAAATTTTAAAACATATAGACATGGTTGCAGGAATTGTTGCCCAGAGACATTCGCAATCCAATGCAGTAACAGTTAGCATGGATAGTGTGAATTTCATAAAGCCCGTTTATGTTGGAAATGTCTTGAAACTAAATGCACGAATTAATTATGTTCACAACTCCTCAATGGAGATTGAAGTGAGAGCCGAAGCTGAAGATATTGTTTCTGGAATGAGAACAATTACTGGTACTGCATTTGTGACTTTTGTTGCCCTTGACAAAGATGGTAGACCTACTCATGTCCCAAAACTTTTACTGAGAACCGATGATGATAGAGCCAAATTTGAAGAGGGAAAGCAGAGAATGCAAGAACGATTGAAAAATCGAAAGAAGGCATAA
- a CDS encoding DUF5679 domain-containing protein, whose translation MVKWADYLISEVSYDSAHLISRAKRHKDSEKGVEHGKVVDRLTIASDIKNGLDYITIYNNNSTWKRGRKIRTFRIKGEPYVRIDENKVELDNLGDIPEVLSVDESQPQEEEATPEQLARLEQLEKQIQELESQPEKPTPSPRGTLPKQTAEELPQELDLAPEPVSEPVSEPVTEPQEEEATPEQLARLEQLEKQIQELESQPEKPTPSPRGTLPKQTAEELPQELDLAPEPVTEPVSEPQEEEATPEQLARLEQLEKQIQELESQPEKPTPSPRGTLPKQTAEELPQELDLAPEPVTEPVTEPVTEPVTEPQEEEATPEQYQKLSDLQNQIDELENVLSIAQKQTESYVSPSQEEEATPEQYQKLSDLQNQIDELENVLSIAQKQTESTEEQLKRIKELEKEIEKVEAADIEHEIIQTLRRQNQKLDDIEKRIHEEKPSKSKEITPSIPEAYCVKCKTKRIINNPEETIMKNGRPAIKGRCSVCNCKVFRIGKLRKDL comes from the coding sequence ATGGTCAAGTGGGCAGATTATCTCATTTCTGAAGTAAGTTATGATTCTGCTCATTTGATTTCCAGGGCTAAGAGACACAAGGATTCTGAAAAAGGAGTTGAACACGGAAAAGTAGTTGATAGATTAACTATTGCATCAGATATTAAAAATGGATTAGATTACATTACAATTTACAATAATAATTCTACTTGGAAACGAGGACGTAAAATACGTACATTTAGAATCAAAGGCGAACCGTACGTCCGAATAGATGAAAACAAGGTTGAATTAGATAATTTAGGTGACATCCCAGAGGTTCTTTCTGTAGATGAATCCCAACCACAAGAGGAAGAGGCCACACCAGAGCAACTAGCCAGACTGGAGCAACTAGAAAAACAAATCCAAGAACTAGAATCACAACCAGAAAAACCAACTCCTAGTCCCAGAGGCACTCTGCCAAAACAGACAGCAGAAGAACTTCCCCAGGAATTAGACCTTGCACCAGAACCTGTATCAGAACCTGTATCAGAACCTGTAACAGAACCACAAGAGGAAGAGGCCACACCAGAGCAACTAGCCAGACTGGAGCAACTAGAAAAACAAATCCAAGAACTAGAATCACAACCAGAAAAACCAACTCCTAGTCCCAGAGGCACTCTGCCAAAACAGACAGCAGAAGAACTTCCCCAGGAATTAGACCTTGCACCAGAACCTGTAACAGAACCTGTATCAGAACCACAAGAGGAAGAGGCCACACCAGAGCAACTAGCCAGACTGGAGCAACTAGAAAAACAAATCCAAGAACTAGAATCACAACCAGAAAAACCAACTCCTAGTCCCAGAGGCACTCTGCCAAAACAGACAGCAGAAGAACTTCCCCAGGAATTAGACCTTGCACCAGAACCTGTAACAGAACCTGTAACAGAACCTGTAACAGAACCTGTAACAGAACCACAAGAGGAAGAGGCCACGCCAGAGCAATATCAGAAACTATCTGATCTGCAAAATCAAATTGATGAGCTTGAAAATGTATTGTCTATTGCACAAAAACAAACCGAATCATATGTTTCACCATCACAAGAGGAAGAGGCCACACCAGAGCAATATCAGAAACTATCTGATCTGCAAAATCAAATTGATGAGCTTGAAAATGTATTGTCTATTGCACAAAAACAAACCGAATCTACAGAAGAACAACTAAAACGCATAAAAGAACTAGAAAAAGAAATTGAAAAAGTAGAGGCTGCAGATATTGAACATGAAATCATTCAAACTCTACGTAGACAGAATCAAAAATTAGATGATATTGAAAAAAGAATTCATGAAGAAAAGCCTTCAAAAAGCAAAGAAATCACTCCAAGCATTCCAGAAGCATATTGTGTAAAATGTAAAACTAAACGCATCATAAACAACCCTGAAGAAACAATCATGAAAAATGGTCGTCCTGCAATTAAGGGAAGATGTTCAGTATGTAATTGTAAAGTGTTTAGAATAGGAAAACTAAGGAAAGATTTGTAA
- a CDS encoding threonine synthase, whose amino-acid sequence MTRTSLQCRECKKQYDTAFKYICDDCFGPLDVKYDFPSLSKDTFSNREHTYWRYFELLPIENKSNIVSIDAGMTPLTKAENLGKKLGLNNLYIKNDSVNPTFSFKDRPAGVAISKAKEFGLSAVGCASTGNLASATAAHAAKGGFPCHVFAPSNIEMAKITQALSYGANYIAVDGTYDDANRIAAQIGDSKGIGIVNINMRSHYVEGSKTLAFEVAEQLDWQVPDQLIVPVGSGAMLNAICKGFEELQSVSLLGDVSNMHMIAAQPHGCAPVVDAFKKNSKDVIPVENPDTIAKSLAIGDPGDGRYVLKRLAQYNGFAEESNNKEILDAILLLAKTEGIFTEPAGGVSVAVLQKMVEQGKIDKNDKVVCYVTGNGLKATESIMEVLQKPQIMKADINEISAVVS is encoded by the coding sequence TTGACTAGAACATCATTGCAATGCCGAGAATGCAAAAAACAGTATGATACTGCATTCAAGTATATCTGCGATGACTGCTTTGGCCCGCTGGATGTAAAGTATGATTTTCCCTCACTTTCAAAGGATACCTTTTCTAACCGTGAGCACACATACTGGAGATATTTTGAATTATTGCCAATAGAAAACAAATCAAATATTGTATCAATTGATGCTGGGATGACGCCGTTAACAAAGGCTGAAAATCTTGGCAAAAAATTAGGCCTAAACAACCTTTACATCAAAAACGATTCTGTAAATCCAACATTTTCATTCAAGGACAGACCAGCTGGTGTTGCAATCTCCAAGGCAAAGGAATTTGGATTGTCTGCAGTTGGATGTGCATCAACTGGCAATCTGGCATCAGCTACTGCTGCACATGCTGCAAAAGGAGGATTCCCATGTCATGTATTTGCTCCAAGCAATATTGAGATGGCAAAAATTACACAAGCTCTCTCTTATGGTGCAAACTATATCGCAGTTGATGGGACATATGATGATGCAAACAGAATTGCAGCTCAGATTGGCGATTCCAAAGGAATTGGAATTGTAAATATTAACATGAGATCACACTATGTTGAAGGATCTAAAACTTTGGCCTTTGAGGTTGCAGAGCAACTTGACTGGCAAGTGCCAGACCAACTTATTGTTCCTGTAGGCAGTGGTGCAATGCTAAATGCAATATGTAAGGGATTTGAAGAACTACAGTCCGTGTCTTTGCTAGGTGATGTATCTAACATGCACATGATTGCAGCACAACCACATGGATGCGCTCCAGTAGTTGACGCATTTAAGAAAAACTCCAAGGACGTGATCCCCGTTGAGAATCCTGATACCATTGCAAAGAGTCTTGCAATTGGCGATCCTGGCGATGGACGCTATGTCCTAAAGAGACTGGCACAATACAACGGATTTGCCGAAGAATCAAACAACAAGGAAATCTTAGATGCAATATTATTACTTGCAAAGACAGAAGGAATATTCACAGAGCCTGCAGGAGGCGTATCTGTAGCAGTATTGCAAAAGATGGTAGAGCAGGGCAAAATCGACAAAAATGACAAGGTGGTCTGCTATGTCACCGGAAACGGCCTCAAGGCAACTGAATCCATCATGGAAGTACTGCAAAAACCTCAGATTATGAAGGCAGACATTAATGAAATCTCGGCGGTAGTAAGCTAG
- a CDS encoding ThiF family adenylyltransferase translates to MANIIFTIPSVLNSGGGEKKTDISADSLQDAFAKISEIMGDDFKRRVLEGDGTPRSLINIYINGKNAKFSDGMNTALNDGDEVYILPAVAGGSEELSKKELDKFSRQVMLEEIGYQGQLKLKNAKICVVGTGGLGNPITSRLAAMGVGTLRIVDRDVIELSNLHRQTMFDEDDVGQVKVEVAAKKLQKLNPDCKIEALAVSVNDYTALEVVEGCDVVVDALDSVNARYALNKACVKFGIPFVTGAAVGVSGQIFTILPGTSACYHCMFPALDEDTMPTCSIEGVHPSILSIVGGIEVAEAVKVVMGKKPSLSDKILHVDIENLDFTTTRTFRAEECPVCGSGKSEEAVKEELLLEELCGRNRGKRTFSITPTSTFDLDVDTVTDIAKQKGFLVENQGEMGLSLRTNEMSVSFMKKGSAVVVGPKDEQEAISLYNELLGKETIKTAN, encoded by the coding sequence ATGGCAAATATCATATTTACAATTCCATCTGTCCTAAATTCTGGAGGAGGAGAGAAAAAGACTGACATTTCAGCTGACTCTTTACAAGACGCATTTGCAAAAATCTCAGAAATAATGGGAGATGACTTTAAGCGCAGAGTACTGGAAGGTGACGGGACACCTCGCTCTCTGATTAACATCTACATCAATGGCAAGAATGCAAAATTCTCTGATGGAATGAACACTGCACTCAATGACGGTGATGAGGTGTATATCTTGCCTGCAGTTGCCGGCGGTTCTGAAGAACTATCAAAAAAGGAGCTGGACAAATTTTCCCGTCAGGTAATGCTTGAGGAGATTGGGTATCAGGGACAGCTAAAACTAAAGAATGCAAAGATCTGCGTTGTTGGAACAGGCGGTCTTGGCAATCCAATAACATCAAGACTTGCTGCAATGGGTGTTGGAACTCTGAGAATAGTTGACAGAGATGTCATAGAACTATCAAACCTGCACAGACAGACAATGTTTGATGAGGACGATGTGGGCCAGGTCAAAGTAGAGGTTGCTGCAAAGAAACTGCAGAAACTAAACCCTGATTGCAAGATTGAGGCACTGGCAGTATCTGTTAATGACTATACAGCACTTGAAGTAGTTGAAGGATGCGATGTTGTAGTTGATGCACTAGATAGCGTCAATGCAAGATATGCACTGAACAAGGCCTGTGTAAAGTTTGGAATTCCATTTGTCACTGGCGCTGCAGTTGGAGTATCAGGCCAGATATTTACCATATTGCCTGGCACCAGCGCATGTTACCATTGCATGTTTCCTGCACTTGATGAGGACACAATGCCTACGTGCAGCATTGAAGGCGTTCATCCATCCATCTTGTCCATTGTTGGAGGAATCGAGGTTGCCGAAGCCGTCAAGGTTGTGATGGGAAAAAAGCCAAGCTTGTCTGATAAGATACTGCATGTTGACATTGAGAATCTGGACTTTACCACTACTCGCACATTTAGGGCAGAAGAATGTCCCGTATGTGGATCTGGCAAATCAGAAGAGGCTGTAAAAGAGGAATTACTCCTAGAGGAATTATGTGGCAGGAATCGCGGCAAGAGAACATTTTCAATTACACCAACTAGCACATTTGATCTTGATGTTGATACGGTAACTGACATTGCAAAACAAAAGGGGTTCTTGGTTGAAAATCAAGGAGAGATGGGACTGTCACTTCGTACAAATGAGATGTCTGTTAGCTTTATGAAAAAGGGCTCTGCAGTAGTTGTTGGCCCAAAAGACGAGCAAGAGGCAATATCATTATACAACGAGCTGCTCGGAAAAGAGACAATCAAAACGGCAAATTAA
- a CDS encoding SIS domain-containing protein produces MLPSLDFEKYDPSGMHIIYNQWPQIAKNAYESNTKKLIRKDIKHVVFAGMGGSGSICDLFNSIFSQSKIHVDVVKGYHLPSSTTKNSIVIPISVSGNTVETISVLKEAIPVGCKIIAFSSGGKMEKICQKNHIDFHNIDMIHSPRASFVKYVYSMLKILESIIPIKRSDVYNSISKLNELSLQINSDQISSQNPSLKLAHWITSIPLIYYPWGLHTAAIRFKNSLQENAKIHVMVEDVIEACHNNIVAWENTSDVKPILIRGIDDYKKTKERYEILKKYFLQNNISYYELYSVKGDILSKIVNLVYLLDYVSIYCAILRQTDPTIVSSIDFVKSQLNL; encoded by the coding sequence ATGTTACCTTCTTTAGACTTTGAGAAATATGATCCTAGTGGAATGCATATAATTTACAATCAATGGCCACAAATTGCTAAAAACGCGTATGAATCAAACACAAAAAAATTAATTCGTAAAGATATCAAACATGTTGTATTTGCTGGCATGGGTGGTTCAGGCTCAATCTGTGATCTGTTTAATTCTATTTTCTCTCAATCAAAAATCCATGTAGATGTAGTAAAAGGATATCATCTCCCCTCTTCAACTACAAAAAATTCTATTGTCATACCAATCAGTGTTTCTGGAAACACTGTCGAAACTATATCTGTTTTAAAAGAGGCTATACCTGTGGGTTGTAAAATTATTGCATTCTCATCTGGCGGAAAAATGGAAAAAATTTGCCAAAAAAACCATATCGACTTCCATAATATAGATATGATTCATTCTCCCAGAGCATCTTTTGTAAAGTATGTTTATTCAATGCTTAAAATTCTTGAATCTATTATTCCTATAAAAAGATCTGACGTCTATAATTCCATATCTAAATTAAATGAGTTATCTTTACAAATTAATTCTGATCAAATTTCATCACAAAACCCCTCATTAAAACTAGCACATTGGATTACATCAATCCCTTTAATTTATTATCCGTGGGGACTACATACAGCTGCAATAAGATTTAAAAATTCACTTCAAGAAAATGCAAAAATTCATGTGATGGTTGAAGATGTAATTGAAGCATGTCATAATAATATTGTAGCATGGGAGAATACATCAGATGTAAAACCAATTTTAATTAGAGGGATAGATGATTATAAAAAAACTAAAGAACGATATGAGATTCTAAAAAAATATTTTTTGCAAAATAATATTTCATATTATGAATTATATTCTGTTAAGGGGGATATACTCTCAAAAATTGTTAATCTTGTTTATCTATTAGATTATGTGTCTATATACTGCGCAATACTTCGTCAAACTGATCCCACTATAGTGTCTTCGATAGATTTTGTAAAAAGTCAACTTAATTTGTGA